GCAGGTAATCGTCCTGCAGCACCACCACGCCGTCACGACGCCGCTCCAATACCCGCACCACGCCAATCGCCAGCCAATCACCATTGAGTGCAGATGCAGGCATCAATCGCAGATCGAGCTGCCCCACCTGCAATACGGCCGGGCCGAATGCAGCGGCATTCGCATCCTGGATTTCAAAATCGGCAACCTGATAGCGCGCCCAGCCGCGTTGGCTATCGTCGCGCCACGCGATTTCCTCACTGCCTGCGCGCCAAAGCGGCAGGGCCAGCACCACCGTTTCATCCTTGCAGTCGACGGGGATTTCCAGGGCTGCGGGTGCCGCATCAACCTCGAACGAGAAAGGCGTGCCGTCCGGCATGACACCGGCTCCGGCAGCCAAGGCAACCCTGCCGAGCGCAAGCGCCTGACGATCTAGCTCCAGCTTGAGCCAGCCCCAATGGAAGCCTTGCAACGGCAGGCTGCGCGCCTGTACGTAGTGCTCGAGATAACGTTCCAGCTGCTGGAAATGGTGAGGACGCAGGAACATGCCCTCGGTCCAGACCACACGCTGACGCAGGCTGCTGGCTACGGCGGGAAGCGGGTCGTGCGGCTTCATGGCTACTTTGCCGCCGGCAGCAATTCAATGCCACCATCCTTGATATTGATACGCGCGATCATGCGATCCGGAGAGGTCTGCCAGAATTTATACAGATTCAATTGCTTGGGCTGCGGCAATTCAACCACCTGCCGCCAATGACTCGATTCCAGTGCACGATATTCGGCCACAATGCCAATGGCACGCGCATCCAGATTGCCAGGCCTCGCAATCGACTTCGTTTCGCCCGGGCGCAATATCACGCGCTCCACGGCGATCAATTCCGCACCCAATGCGGATTCCGGCTTTTCCTGCAAACTGAAGAAATCACTCGATTCGAAAGCAGCTGCGGCACGTAATTCGAACACCTTCACCACAATGGGCGACGGCCGCCTGCGCGCATCCGGGTTCACATTCTTTGCCGCGGCAATATCCACTTGGTATGGAATGGCGGCAGAACGAGCGGTCGATGCGCACCCCGACAGCAGGAAGGCAAGAGAAAAACACGCTAATACACTGATAAACTTGAGTAAATTTCTCATTCAGTCATATTCTGGGCAGCACGAATCCATCATCCGTCGTAGCTCGGACGAGCGATATGCAATTTGCAAATAAGCCAACTCTGATTCAAGCTGAATTTGCCTACGTTGCGGCAGGATTCCCGCTTGAATACGGGGCAAAGGCTATGCGGGATTTATGGCAGCTTCAATACCGTTCCATGACGGATTTGATGAACGGGGTTTTTACCGGGTTGTGCGGTGGGTCATGAAAATTTCATGCAAAAGGCTAGACAACGATATCAGGGCACACTAAACGCGTGCGTGGATAAAGCCTGGATTGCACACATCAATCCGCAGCCGCGCGTGCTTTTGTATACTGCCGATTCCATTCCGGAATATGGTCTTGCCAGACAATTGCCCATGAAAGCCAATTTTCTCGTTTATTCGTTCACACCGTTTTTTTGTGCGGTTTTGCTTACTGCCTGCCAGAGCCCCAGCAGGCCCGGCCCAACCCAGGCCATCAACCCGGCGGCACAGAAGGCGGCACAGGCCGCCCTCGACCAGGGTTCCCGCCAGTACGAAGCCGGCAACTTCGCCGCTGCGATCAAGGTGTTGAGCGGGGCCAGCGAGATCAACCTCGCCCGTACCGATACCCAGGTGGAGGCGCACAAGCTGCTGGCGTTCAGCTATTGCAGCAGCGGCAAGCCCTCGTTCTGCCACGCCGAATTCGTCAAGATCCTGTCGCTGGATCCCGGATTCAAGCTTTCGGAATCGGAAAGGCATCATCCGATCTGGGGGCCGGTGTTCGAGTCGGCACGCAAGCAAGCCAACCTGTGAAGCCACTCCTCGGTGGCCTATCCAGCAGCTAAGAAGGAATCGCCAGCATGCGTTTGACTGTGCTCGAACATCGCGGACTAACGGTTGACCCACCGATCAGCATCACGGTGCATCCGCCGGGAATCACCATCGGCCGTGGCAACGACAACCATCTGGTGCTGGCGGACGAAACACGACAGATTTCGCGGCTGCAAGCCGCGCTGCAGTGTGGCAGCGACGGCATACAGCTACGCAACATGAGTACCGTCTGCCCCATCGTGATCAACGACGTCGGGCTGGAGCAACAGGCGCAGCAGCGCTTGGCGCCAGGTGACACCATCCGCATCGGCAGCTACCTCATCCTTGCAGAATCCCCGGAAGGCGCCGTGCCATCGCCTCCGGAAGCAGCCAGTGAGCGCCCGCAAGGGCGACCTGACATTGCGAGCATCCCGTCGCCGGTCAGCCCCGATCTTCCCGCTATTGTGGCACTTCCCCACCCAGTAGCGCCTGTCGTGATTGACCCCATCTCGCCTGCCCATGCTGACGGGTTCATGGATTTGTTCGCCCAGGCAGCCCCGCTGTCGTCGGCGCCACCGGCTGATGTTGCTCAAGATGCGGAGCCCGCTTCAGCCTTGCCGGAAATGGCAGCGCCTGAGGCACTCGAGCCGGCAGCTTCTACAGCGCCAGCCGCCTTGCCGCCGGCACACTTCTGGGACGATCTGGTCGCCGAGTTCACCCCGCCGCCAGCGCCGGCCACCTTTGCATCACGGAGTCTCGAATCCCCGCTCGCCCCGGAGCCTGTACCCGCAGCAAAATCCGCCGAGCAGCACGTCGCGCTGGATGCGCTCGCGGCGCTCAGCGTCCAAAGTGTGGATCCGCTTGCGCTGTTCGGCGAGGCAGAAGGCGGCGGCAACGTGCTGTTCGAGACGACTTCCCATGCCCCGGATGGACTCGGCCTCTCGCCCACCGCACGGACCGCCAAGCCGGCGCCAAATCACGCCCCCGAATTGCGCACGCATTTTGCAGTTCCGCTTGTTGAGCAAGTAATAGCCCCGCCAGTTCAGCCAGCCACGGTTGCGCCAGCAACGGATCACGCCAAGGGGGCGCCGAAGCACCAGGAAGCCGCCGCACCCGTCGCGCCACCATCGGTGCAAGCATCCGTTCCGGCAGCGCAGCCAAGTGCCGACATGGATGCCGAACAGTTGCAACGCGTGCAGGCGCTGCTTGATCGGACGCTGGGCGGCACGATGAACCTGTTGTCGAGCCGCACCATCATCAAGCGCGAGGTCAAGGCCGACCTCACCATGATCCTCGACAAGGAGAACAACCCCCTCAAGCTGCTGCCGGATTCAGCCACCGTGCTCAAACAGATGTTCGGACCGCCATTCCCCGGCTTCATGTCACCCGAGCAGGCGATCGACGATGCATTCGATGATTTGCAGGCGCACCAGATCGGCATGCTGGCCGGCATGCGCGCCGCGCTGAGCCAGCTGCTCGACCAGCTCGACCCAGCCGGGGTCGAACGACATATGGCACCGGCGAGCGGCATGGCCCAGCTGTTCAAGGGAGGACGGGATGGCCAGGCCTGGCGCGAATATCGCCAGCTACACCGGACCATGGTCGCCGCGGTGGAGGACGACTTCCATCGCGTGTTCGGGGCCGCTTTCCTCGCTGCCTATGAAGCCGAAGTGCAGCTCTACAAGCTGCAGCGCAAAGGGGCCGGCCCATGCTGAAGCTCAGTTGTGCGCGCACCTCCCAGGCTGGTGGACGTCCCAGCAATGAAGACGCGATCGGCATCCGCATCCGCGAGCACGATGCCTGCTTCATCCTGTGCGATGGCGTGGGTGGAGAACGGGGTGGCGGTGTCGCCGCCCGCCTGGCAGTACAAGGTGCGCTGCAGCAGTTCGAGCATCAATCCCAACGCCAGCTGGAAAAGCTGGCGCAAGCCAGTGTGGCAGCGGCTCACGCGGCCATCCTTACCGAGCAACTGCGCAAGGCCGATCAGGCGCGGATGGCGGCCACGCTGGTGGGCCTCTTCATCGATCGCGTGGCAGGGTTCGTGCATTGGGTGCATGTCGGTGACAGCCGGCTGTACCAGTTCCGTCGCGGCACGCTGCAGCAACGCACGCGTGACCACAGCCTAGTCGCCCAGATGGCCGCCGCTGGGCTGCCCGCCGATCACATCAGCCCCAACCTCCTGAGCCAAGCCCTGGGGCGCGGCACCCTCAGCCCCAGCCACCTTGCCAGCGCCTGGCCGATGCACGACGGCGACGCCTATCTGCTATGTACCGACGGCTTCTGGCAGACGTTGAGCGAGCAGGACATCGAAGCCCAGCTTCGGCTGGCCGGCAGTGCCGAAGACTGGGTAACGCTGCTTGCCCATCGCGTTACCCAATCCGCGCAGATGGACAATTACTCCGCGATCGCTGTATGGGTGGGCGAGCCGGAACTGGTGACGCTGGCGCAGACGCTCTTATAGGAAGCAATCCAGACAGTAGCGCTTGTGTCGCGGCTACGCCGCATGCCGCTGTTGCGCGTATGCGTGCGCCGCCGCGCCACCCAATAGCTCCGTTCATCAGCTTGGTTTCGTAGTTTCTCTTCTTTCACTACATTCACGCCTCCAAGCTCGCTGACAAAGTCGGAAGCCTGAGCAAGTGTGGCAACAGCAAGTGCGATGCATGCTGAAGCGAAGCTATCGATTCAGCATCATAAATCAGCGTTTTACTGCATGTTCGACAGTCTCTTGACGTAGCGTTGCTTCGGAACATGCTTCGTCATCTTGTGCGCGCAATTCTGCTTTCCGTATTTGAAAATTGAGCTTGCGGATCGTATCAGGCAAGCCACGGATGGCAGCGCTAGAGTCGTTCCATACAACGCAGCCCGTGACCCGCGCAGGAGCAGACCTATGGAAACCGCGAACACTGTCGCCGTCCAGCACCAGAGCTTCGAAGCACCCGCACTCGCTTCGCTCGAGGTCCTGGGAATAGAGGCGCTGGCACTGTTGGTCGTCAGTACCGTGGCCCTGCTGGAGATACGCCAGCGCAAGCGGGCCAAGCCACGCCGCCCATTGATGATCTACAGCAGATGGCGCGGGTTGCCCGAGAAGTAAGCCTCGATATTGCCGATCAGCTGTTCGGCCAGCGTGGCCATGGTTTCGGTGCTAGCCCATGCCATGTGCGGTGTGATGATCAGGTTGGGCAGCTGCACGGCCAGCAAGGGATGGTCGCCGCGTGGCGGTTCCTCGCGCAGTACATCCAGCCCCGCGCCGGCGATCCGTTGCTGCTGCAGTGCCTGTAGCAATGCATCCTCATCGACCAGGCCGCCACGCGCGGTGTTGATGATGATCGCACTCGATTTCATGCGCGCAAGTTCGGCCGCACCGATCAATCCGCGTGTCTCGTTGTTCAACGGGCAATGCAGGCTGAGGACGTCCGCGGTGGCCAGCGCCGTATCGAGATCAAGATATCCCGGCCGTGCTACGGACGTACCACGGCGCTCGACGAAGTACACTGCCATGCCAAAAGCGCGCGCCAGCTGGGCCGTGGCCTGGCCCAGGGCGCCCGCGCCGATCAGGCAGAGACGGCTGCCGGCCAGATCGTGCATTGGCGCACCAAAGTGGCAGAAACCTGTCGCCTGCTGCCACGCGCCTGCAATCACGTCCGCGCGATACGCCAGCAATTGCCGCCGCAGCGCCAGCATCAACATCAGCGTGTGCTCGGCCACGCCGTGGATGGCGTAGTCGCGGATGTTGCACACGGCCACACCGCGCTGGCGACACGCTGCGAGGTCGATGATGTTGTAGCCGGTAGCGGCAACGGCAACCAGCTTCAGATCAGGCGCTGCTGCCAGCGTCGCCGCGGTGATCGGCACCTTGTTGGTGATGGCGACCTGGGCGCCAGCGAGGCGTTCGGCGGCCTCCTGCGGCGTGCTGTGCGCGTATTCCAGCCATTCGTGATCGAAAGCAGGTTGGCGCAGCGCAGTGGGCAAGGTGGCGCGATCGAGAAAAACGAGACGAGGGAGCATGGCGAGGCGTGGAACGGGTTAGGC
This region of Chitinolyticbacter meiyuanensis genomic DNA includes:
- the tagH gene encoding type VI secretion system-associated FHA domain protein TagH, translating into MRLTVLEHRGLTVDPPISITVHPPGITIGRGNDNHLVLADETRQISRLQAALQCGSDGIQLRNMSTVCPIVINDVGLEQQAQQRLAPGDTIRIGSYLILAESPEGAVPSPPEAASERPQGRPDIASIPSPVSPDLPAIVALPHPVAPVVIDPISPAHADGFMDLFAQAAPLSSAPPADVAQDAEPASALPEMAAPEALEPAASTAPAALPPAHFWDDLVAEFTPPPAPATFASRSLESPLAPEPVPAAKSAEQHVALDALAALSVQSVDPLALFGEAEGGGNVLFETTSHAPDGLGLSPTARTAKPAPNHAPELRTHFAVPLVEQVIAPPVQPATVAPATDHAKGAPKHQEAAAPVAPPSVQASVPAAQPSADMDAEQLQRVQALLDRTLGGTMNLLSSRTIIKREVKADLTMILDKENNPLKLLPDSATVLKQMFGPPFPGFMSPEQAIDDAFDDLQAHQIGMLAGMRAALSQLLDQLDPAGVERHMAPASGMAQLFKGGRDGQAWREYRQLHRTMVAAVEDDFHRVFGAAFLAAYEAEVQLYKLQRKGAGPC
- a CDS encoding PP2C family protein-serine/threonine phosphatase, translating into MLKLSCARTSQAGGRPSNEDAIGIRIREHDACFILCDGVGGERGGGVAARLAVQGALQQFEHQSQRQLEKLAQASVAAAHAAILTEQLRKADQARMAATLVGLFIDRVAGFVHWVHVGDSRLYQFRRGTLQQRTRDHSLVAQMAAAGLPADHISPNLLSQALGRGTLSPSHLASAWPMHDGDAYLLCTDGFWQTLSEQDIEAQLRLAGSAEDWVTLLAHRVTQSAQMDNYSAIAVWVGEPELVTLAQTLL
- the tssJ gene encoding type VI secretion system lipoprotein TssJ, which encodes MRNLLKFISVLACFSLAFLLSGCASTARSAAIPYQVDIAAAKNVNPDARRRPSPIVVKVFELRAAAAFESSDFFSLQEKPESALGAELIAVERVILRPGETKSIARPGNLDARAIGIVAEYRALESSHWRQVVELPQPKQLNLYKFWQTSPDRMIARINIKDGGIELLPAAK
- a CDS encoding TssQ family T6SS-associated lipoprotein; amino-acid sequence: MGHENFMQKARQRYQGTLNACVDKAWIAHINPQPRVLLYTADSIPEYGLARQLPMKANFLVYSFTPFFCAVLLTACQSPSRPGPTQAINPAAQKAAQAALDQGSRQYEAGNFAAAIKVLSGASEINLARTDTQVEAHKLLAFSYCSSGKPSFCHAEFVKILSLDPGFKLSESERHHPIWGPVFESARKQANL
- a CDS encoding D-2-hydroxyacid dehydrogenase, which codes for MLPRLVFLDRATLPTALRQPAFDHEWLEYAHSTPQEAAERLAGAQVAITNKVPITAATLAAAPDLKLVAVAATGYNIIDLAACRQRGVAVCNIRDYAIHGVAEHTLMLMLALRRQLLAYRADVIAGAWQQATGFCHFGAPMHDLAGSRLCLIGAGALGQATAQLARAFGMAVYFVERRGTSVARPGYLDLDTALATADVLSLHCPLNNETRGLIGAAELARMKSSAIIINTARGGLVDEDALLQALQQQRIAGAGLDVLREEPPRGDHPLLAVQLPNLIITPHMAWASTETMATLAEQLIGNIEAYFSGNPRHLL